A window of Procambarus clarkii isolate CNS0578487 chromosome 9, FALCON_Pclarkii_2.0, whole genome shotgun sequence contains these coding sequences:
- the LOC123766141 gene encoding protein THEM6, translating into MVELSTVAIGLFLSLEVGYFLKAAIYGITSKFFLSRINALSPSTLYGICTTRDIDFMLNHINNARYLRAMDFGRVDHCLRAGIYQAVAMQKAKLLVAASTIRYRKPVYLFMPYRLHSQLVYWDDRNLYYRQDFETIHDNFLRTTAYVKLAVVGSKAEEILLSALPEGLERPEAPEDLLSWIQYNQQSSHSLKKHQ; encoded by the exons ATGGTAGAACTGAGCACAGTTGCTATTGGATTGTTCCTCTCTCTTGAAGTTGGATACTTTCTTAAAGCTGCCATATATGGCATCACCTCCAAGTTTTTCCTATCAAGAATTAATGCTTTGTCACCATCAACATTATATG GCATATGCACAACCCGTGACATAGACTTCATGCTCAACCATATAAACAATGCACGATATCTCCGTGCCATGGACTTTGGCAGAGTAGACCATTGCCTCCGTGCTGGAATATACCAGGCCGTGGCAATGCAAAAGGCAAAATTGCTAGTTGCTGCCAGCACCATTAGGTACCGCAAGCCTGTGTACTTATTTATGCCTTACAGGCTTCATTCTCAG CTTGTGTACTGGGATGACAGAAACCTGTACTACCGTCAGGACTTCGAGACCATACATGATAACTTTCTTCGAACAACTGCCTATGTTAAATTGGCAGTGGTAGGATCAAAGGCAGAAGAAATACTGCTTTCTGCTCTGCCAGAAGGTCTAGAACGACCCGAAGCCCCAGAGGATCTGCTTTCATGGATACAGTATAATCAGCAAAGTAGCCACTCTCTCAAAAAACATCAATAA
- the LOC138349573 gene encoding KIF-binding protein-like isoform X2 has translation MASLEDQYQKAWQLYQEESHHDPDREPYKSKYAAREIFEELKSRLSKQLDEDDVDDSEGAFSEEGVDGVGLTRARMAAVVYHLGVIAVDTEEFSTGEEHLNKALVIIGDECGISSGVSSVTVGDAEVAAAALLGTEESLSESSETSSISPTVIAPATVALAISCHNQLGILWSHRANFMTAKRHLDRANKLYEEYQKQCTKPPRTINSLFSSSNEKENSGDDISGLDTLEKLHTLTFYFLAQIYGHIGAPEKSAWYCHSTLQRQLASKDYDPIDWSINAANLSQFYQGKEQFRVARHLLASASKVLSGHEAEVDTPQEDAHDAARRHEKYRQCKADVARCWGRYCLVLLQVSCDRAIPDDLPEQQSQEECQPQEEILDKQLQFVQLEVSDLESEVAASPGENFDEARPVFLAGLRWLTTAREFYTLEDYAGDYVSIVQEMSHLYKALAFFEPSEERRCKMHKRRVDLLTGLIQELNPQYYLHLCRQINYEIAETYSAMMDNKLSLVESAGSEVTPPQAKKINTLATSSIQYFLHYLDSLKDTSTGEQPTVYTEDSVRPALVAWFHLGRLWSKLIAASQQTKLQNLSQSLQNYKRLVEYCDKNPECQSVMAQELAVCREMVQLLPLKMEQIRALTS, from the exons ATGGCATCTCTGGAAGACCAATACCAGAAAGCTTGGCAGCTCTATCAAGAAGAGAGTCATCATGACCCTGACAGGGAGCCCTATAAATCTAAATACGCAGCAAGAGAAATATTTGAAGAATTAAAATCACGGCTCAGTAAACAATTAGATGAAGATGATGTGGATGATAGTGAGGGTGCATTTAGCGAAgagggtgtggatggtgtgggtttGACTAGGGCCAGGATGGCTGCCGTTGTATATCATCTAGGAGTCATCGCAGTTGATACTGAAGAATTTTCAACGGGTGAGGAGCACCTAAATAAAGCATTAGTCATTATTGGAgatgagtgtggtatttcatcggGAGTTTCATCAGTTACTGTTGGGGATGCGGAGGTTGCCGCAGCTGCACTTCTTGGTACTGAGGAGAGCTTGTCAGAAAGCAGTGAAACCTCTTCCATCAGTCCTACTGTTATAGCTCCTGCTACTGTTGCACTTGCAATAAGCTGTCACAACCAGCTTGGAATCTTGTGGTCACACCGGGCAAATTTTATGACAGCTAAACGTCATCTTGATCGAGCCAATAAGCTATATGAAGAGTACCAGAAGCAGTGTACTAAACCTCCAAGAACTATTAATAGTTTGTTTTCTTCTTCTAATGAAAAGGAGAATAGTGGTGATGACATTAGTGGTTTAGACACACTAGAAAAGCTACACACGCTCACCTTCTACTTCCTTGCTCAG ATTTATGGTCATATTGGTGCTCCGGAGAAGTCTGCGTGGTACTGCCACTCCACTCTACAGCGACAGCTGGCCAGCAAAGACTATGACCCAATTGATTGGTCCATCAATGCTGCTAATTTATCTCAGTTTTACCAGGGAAAAGAACAATTTAG AGTTGCCCGGCATCTGTTAGCATCTGCATCTAAGGTACTCTCAGGACATGAAGCTGAGGTTGACACTCCACAGGAGGACGCACACGATGCTGCTCGCAG GCACGAGAAATATCGGCAGTGTAAAGCTGATGTAGCACGCTGCTGGGGACGATACTGTCTGGTGCTTCTCCAAGTGTCATGTGATCGTGCCATCCCAGATGACCTGCCTGAACAACAGTCACAGGAAGAATGCCAACCACAAGAGGAAATATTAGATAAACAG TTACAGTTTGTGCAACTAGAAGTCAGTGACTTGGAGTCTGAAGTGGCTGCATCCCCAGGAGAGAACTTCGATGAAGCCAGGCCCGTGTTTTTGGCAGGCCTGCGGTGGCTGACCACTGCCCGGGAATTCTATACTCTTGAGGACTATGCTGGTGACTATGTCAGCATTGTACAAGAGATGAGCCACTTATACAAGGCATTAGCGTTTTTTGAACCTTCTGAGGAGAG GCGGTGCAAGATGCACAAGCGGCGAGTTGACTTATTGACTGGTCTTATACAAGAACTTAATCCACAGTATTATTTGCAT CTGTGTCGTCAAATTAACTATGAGATAGCCGAGACCTACTCAGCTATGATGGATAACAAGCTGTCACTGGTGgagagtgcaggtagtgaggtCACTCCTCCACAAGCTAAGAAGATCAACACCTTGGCCACATCCAGCATACAGTACTTCCTCCACTATCTTGACTCTCTCAAAGATACAAG TACTGGAGAGCAGCCAACAGTGTACACAGAAGACTCTGTTCGTCCAGCTTTGGTTGCTTGGTTTCATCTGGGGCGTCTTTGGTCAAAGCTCATTGCTGCTAGTCAGCAAACCAAGCTACAAAATTTATCTCAGTCTCTTCAGAACTATAAG
- the LOC138349573 gene encoding KIF-binding protein-like isoform X1 encodes MASLEDQYQKAWQLYQEESHHDPDREPYKSKYAAREIFEELKSRLSKQLDEDDVDDSEGAFSEEGVDGVGLTRARMAAVVYHLGVIAVDTEEFSTGEEHLNKALVIIGDECGISSGVSSVTVGDAEVAAAALLGTEESLSESSETSSISPTVIAPATVALAISCHNQLGILWSHRANFMTAKRHLDRANKLYEEYQKQCTKPPRTINSLFSSSNEKENSGDDISGLDTLEKLHTLTFYFLAQIYGHIGAPEKSAWYCHSTLQRQLASKDYDPIDWSINAANLSQFYQGKEQFRVARHLLASASKVLSGHEAEVDTPQEDAHDAARRHEKYRQCKADVARCWGRYCLVLLQVSCDRAIPDDLPEQQSQEECQPQEEILDKQLQFVQLEVSDLESEVAASPGENFDEARPVFLAGLRWLTTAREFYTLEDYAGDYVSIVQEMSHLYKALAFFEPSEERRCKMHKRRVDLLTGLIQELNPQYYLHLCRQINYEIAETYSAMMDNKLSLVESAGSEVTPPQAKKINTLATSSIQYFLHYLDSLKDTSTGEQPTVYTEDSVRPALVAWFHLGRLWSKLIAASQQTKLQNLSQSLQNYKRLVEYCDKNPECQSVMAQELAVCREMVQLLPLKMEQIRALTR; translated from the exons ATGGCATCTCTGGAAGACCAATACCAGAAAGCTTGGCAGCTCTATCAAGAAGAGAGTCATCATGACCCTGACAGGGAGCCCTATAAATCTAAATACGCAGCAAGAGAAATATTTGAAGAATTAAAATCACGGCTCAGTAAACAATTAGATGAAGATGATGTGGATGATAGTGAGGGTGCATTTAGCGAAgagggtgtggatggtgtgggtttGACTAGGGCCAGGATGGCTGCCGTTGTATATCATCTAGGAGTCATCGCAGTTGATACTGAAGAATTTTCAACGGGTGAGGAGCACCTAAATAAAGCATTAGTCATTATTGGAgatgagtgtggtatttcatcggGAGTTTCATCAGTTACTGTTGGGGATGCGGAGGTTGCCGCAGCTGCACTTCTTGGTACTGAGGAGAGCTTGTCAGAAAGCAGTGAAACCTCTTCCATCAGTCCTACTGTTATAGCTCCTGCTACTGTTGCACTTGCAATAAGCTGTCACAACCAGCTTGGAATCTTGTGGTCACACCGGGCAAATTTTATGACAGCTAAACGTCATCTTGATCGAGCCAATAAGCTATATGAAGAGTACCAGAAGCAGTGTACTAAACCTCCAAGAACTATTAATAGTTTGTTTTCTTCTTCTAATGAAAAGGAGAATAGTGGTGATGACATTAGTGGTTTAGACACACTAGAAAAGCTACACACGCTCACCTTCTACTTCCTTGCTCAG ATTTATGGTCATATTGGTGCTCCGGAGAAGTCTGCGTGGTACTGCCACTCCACTCTACAGCGACAGCTGGCCAGCAAAGACTATGACCCAATTGATTGGTCCATCAATGCTGCTAATTTATCTCAGTTTTACCAGGGAAAAGAACAATTTAG AGTTGCCCGGCATCTGTTAGCATCTGCATCTAAGGTACTCTCAGGACATGAAGCTGAGGTTGACACTCCACAGGAGGACGCACACGATGCTGCTCGCAG GCACGAGAAATATCGGCAGTGTAAAGCTGATGTAGCACGCTGCTGGGGACGATACTGTCTGGTGCTTCTCCAAGTGTCATGTGATCGTGCCATCCCAGATGACCTGCCTGAACAACAGTCACAGGAAGAATGCCAACCACAAGAGGAAATATTAGATAAACAG TTACAGTTTGTGCAACTAGAAGTCAGTGACTTGGAGTCTGAAGTGGCTGCATCCCCAGGAGAGAACTTCGATGAAGCCAGGCCCGTGTTTTTGGCAGGCCTGCGGTGGCTGACCACTGCCCGGGAATTCTATACTCTTGAGGACTATGCTGGTGACTATGTCAGCATTGTACAAGAGATGAGCCACTTATACAAGGCATTAGCGTTTTTTGAACCTTCTGAGGAGAG GCGGTGCAAGATGCACAAGCGGCGAGTTGACTTATTGACTGGTCTTATACAAGAACTTAATCCACAGTATTATTTGCAT CTGTGTCGTCAAATTAACTATGAGATAGCCGAGACCTACTCAGCTATGATGGATAACAAGCTGTCACTGGTGgagagtgcaggtagtgaggtCACTCCTCCACAAGCTAAGAAGATCAACACCTTGGCCACATCCAGCATACAGTACTTCCTCCACTATCTTGACTCTCTCAAAGATACAAG TACTGGAGAGCAGCCAACAGTGTACACAGAAGACTCTGTTCGTCCAGCTTTGGTTGCTTGGTTTCATCTGGGGCGTCTTTGGTCAAAGCTCATTGCTGCTAGTCAGCAAACCAAGCTACAAAATTTATCTCAGTCTCTTCAGAACTATAAG